The genomic region GATCAAGCAGATCCTTGATCACCTGAAGCACAAAGCCGAAACCAGCGGGACCAGGGCGTTACCCGAAAGCCGGGCGCCACCGGCTGAGCTGCTCCTGGGTCTGTTTGACTGACGAGCCTGAAGGCCAACGATACCAATCAAAATGCTGCGTTCACAGCGCCGCGGCAGGGATCCGCCGTGCTGGTTGTCGGAAAAGGAGCCGCTAGTGGGAAAGAGGAGGGTAAATTTTCAGCGTTGCTGGCTCCCCGTCAGCCGGATTGGGTTGCATCGCAGGGGTGTCGAAAGAGTCAACTGCGGTCCAAAGCTGTTGGACTTGGGTGAAAAGGGCGTTTATTCTTCCTATACGTTGTTCAGAATAACATTGTTCCGCCAACAATCAATTCGGTAGATATTGAACCTGAATATAGGGATATATTTAACTTGACGTTACACCAATCACAACAACGGCAAGTGAATTACGCAATGAGTAATACTTTTGGTTTTGGCGGACACATTGCCACAAGTATTTTTAAAAAATATGCTGAATAGAGAGTAGGTGCTAACTTCGGTTTGCTCGTGTTGGCGCTAAATCGAAAGTTCAAGTATCCCAACATGTTCCTTCGTATAGAAGTTAAAAGTTGGCAATTATCGTAGAACAACCTACAGACAACACCAATATGTAACCGATAAATAATTACAAAATATGACCGACAGAGTAAACATCATCAATAACTACATCGATGGATACAACCAATTTGATATCAAAAAAATGGTTGCAGACCTTGACGATAATATTGTTTTTGAAAACATTCAAAATAATGATATAAGTTTATCGCTGAAAGGGTTAACAGCGTTTAAACAACAGGCAGAAACAGCAAAAACATACTTTGCAAAGAGAACACAGACAGTTAAATCGTTTAGGCATTTTGACAACAGCACTGAAATAGAAATTGATTATACAGCAATTTTAGCAATTGACTTTCCGAACGGCTTAAAAAAAGGGCAAAAGCTAAAGTTATCAGGAAAATCCGTGTTTGAATTTAAAAAAAACAAAGTGATTAAATTGACAGACATTAGTTGACATTAAAACCAGCGAACAAGAATATGACTTTACTAAAACATAAAAAAATTACAATAATTGGTGCCGGGCCTGTTGGATTAACAATGGCGAGATTGTTACAGCAAAACGGCATAGACGTTTCAGTTTACGAAAGAGACAAAGACCAAGATGCAAGGATTTTTGGTGGGACACTTGATCTGCACAGGGATTCGGGACAGGAAGCAATGAAAAGAGCGGGATTGTTACAAACTTATTATGACTTAGCTTTACCAATGGGTGTAAATATTGTTGATGAAAAAGGCAATATTTTATCCACAAAAAATGTAAAGCCCGAAAATCGATTTGACAATCCTGAAATAAACAGAAATGACTTAAGGGCTATCTTGTTGAATAGTTTAGAAAACGACACGGTTATTTGGGATAGAAAACTTGTTATGCTTGAACCTGGTAAGAAGAAGTGGACACTAACTTTTGAGAATAAACCGAGTGAAACAGCAGATCTGGTTATTATTGCCAATGGTGGAATGTCTAAAGTAAGAAAATTTGTTACCGACACGGAAGTTGAAGAAACAGGTACTTTCAATATACAAGCGGATATTCATCAACCGGAGGTGAACTGTC from Sphingobacterium sp. BN32 harbors:
- the tet(X) gene encoding tetracycline-inactivating monooxygenase Tet(X), which gives rise to MTLKPANKNMTLLKHKKITIIGAGPVGLTMARLLQQNGIDVSVYERDKDQDARIFGGTLDLHRDSGQEAMKRAGLLQTYYDLALPMGVNIVDEKGNILSTKNVKPENRFDNPEINRNDLRAILLNSLENDTVIWDRKLVMLEPGKKKWTLTFENKPSETADLVIIANGGMSKVRKFVTDTEVEETGTFNIQADIHQPEVNCPGFFQLCNGNRLMAAHQGNLLFANPNNNGALHFGISFKTPDEWKSKTRVDFQDRNSVVDFLLKKFSDWDERYKELIRLTSSFVGLATRIFPLDKSWKSKRPLPITMIGDAAHLMPPFAGQGVNSGLMDALILSDNLTNGKFNSIEEAIENYEQQMFAYGREAQAESIINETEMFSLDFSFQKLMNL